In one window of Streptomyces griseus subsp. griseus DNA:
- a CDS encoding SPW repeat protein: MSNVSDARSHVRGDLSGHPDASEMRARYDRMMGGRDVALVDAPVFLVGLYCAVSPWVLHFTASQPALVTHNLVMGIAIAVLALGFTVMPERMYGLSWAMCAIGAWVIVSTWVVGSSPDTGIVVNNIIVGGLTVLLGLVCAGAAMRSRNT, translated from the coding sequence ATGAGCAACGTCTCAGACGCCAGGAGCCACGTCAGGGGTGACCTGTCAGGCCACCCCGACGCCTCCGAAATGCGCGCACGGTACGACAGGATGATGGGCGGCCGCGATGTGGCCCTGGTGGACGCGCCGGTGTTCCTCGTCGGCCTCTACTGCGCCGTCTCCCCGTGGGTGCTCCACTTCACGGCCAGCCAGCCCGCCCTGGTGACGCACAACCTCGTGATGGGTATCGCCATCGCCGTCCTGGCCCTGGGCTTCACCGTGATGCCCGAGCGGATGTACGGCCTGAGCTGGGCGATGTGCGCGATCGGTGCGTGGGTCATCGTGTCGACCTGGGTGGTCGGGAGCAGCCCGGACACCGGGATCGTGGTCAACAACATCATCGTCGGCGGACTGACGGTGCTGTTGGGCCTGGTCTGCGCCGGAGCCGCGATGAGAAGCCGCAACACGTGA
- a CDS encoding fasciclin domain-containing protein has product MSTLRFRRTAVAVATAAVLPLALTACSSDDSSKDSAAGSTPSAAASKSASADDSMTMDKPFGPGCASVPEDGAGSFDGMAKDPVATAASNNPALSTLVAAVKQAGLVDTLNNAENITVFAPTNDAFAKIPKADLDALLADKAELTKVLTYHVVGEKLTPKQLEKGSFDTLEKSKLTTAGSGTEYTVNDSSKVVCGNVQTANATVYIVDSVLMPPK; this is encoded by the coding sequence ATGAGCACCCTCCGCTTCCGCCGCACCGCCGTCGCCGTGGCCACCGCAGCCGTGCTGCCGCTGGCCCTGACCGCCTGCTCCTCGGACGACTCCTCCAAGGACTCGGCGGCGGGCTCCACCCCGAGTGCGGCCGCCTCGAAGAGCGCTTCGGCCGACGACTCCATGACCATGGACAAGCCGTTCGGCCCGGGCTGTGCGTCCGTGCCGGAGGACGGCGCGGGCTCGTTCGACGGCATGGCGAAGGACCCGGTCGCGACGGCCGCCTCGAACAACCCGGCGCTGTCGACACTGGTGGCCGCCGTGAAGCAGGCCGGCCTGGTCGACACGCTCAACAACGCCGAGAACATCACGGTGTTCGCGCCCACCAACGACGCGTTCGCCAAGATCCCGAAGGCCGACCTGGACGCGCTGCTGGCGGACAAGGCCGAGCTCACCAAGGTCCTCACCTACCACGTGGTGGGCGAGAAGCTGACGCCGAAGCAGCTGGAGAAGGGCTCCTTCGACACGCTGGAGAAGAGCAAGCTGACGACGGCCGGTTCGGGCACCGAGTACACCGTGAACGACAGCTCGAAGGTCGTCTGCGGCAACGTCCAGACCGCCAACGCGACGGTGTACATCGTCGACTCGGTCCTGATGCCCCCGAAGTAA